A DNA window from Phaeobacter sp. A36a-5a contains the following coding sequences:
- a CDS encoding helix-turn-helix domain-containing protein: MTIDQIASQIDSLRADLIRSNPPLVMTSAEAAEFLGVSDETMLRWRKDGFGPSYSQPNCRIVRYLRDDVVAWLEENR; the protein is encoded by the coding sequence ATGACCATTGACCAAATCGCGTCACAAATTGACTCTCTCCGGGCGGACTTGATCCGTTCAAATCCACCTCTGGTAATGACCAGCGCCGAAGCCGCCGAGTTTCTTGGCGTGTCAGATGAAACAATGCTTCGCTGGCGCAAAGACGGTTTTGGACCGTCATATTCGCAGCCCAATTGCCGAATTGTGCGATACCTTCGCGACGACGTGGTCGCATGGCTCGAGGAGAATCGGTGA
- a CDS encoding tyrosine-type recombinase/integrase, with the protein MPHIKFTDTSVGAIPTPDKTVWYTDPEQKGLRLCVTKTGVKTWYVNKWDPTANKVRSVKLAQWASKVTHCKWAKDQRGLVAHGIVSGDVLNKAETRAKEADEKANALPTFREALEQFIEHRTTSRQSGKARMLATTAKDYRATFNKHLAQWADVHVDKLPILEINQYLNAVQITRPNAAHVAATVAGATVRFINKLCALALPIPSLLEGTKMRSRVETGKLDMQVPWEDRWDEIEEIPNEHIRLCWKITWYTGFRGRGLRALTWDQVDLEDGVVTFDRLKRQEVERTIVLADDVVRLFKRLHEIRFDDCEWVFPSRVVRRETRGHLDVLDKLPLTKPGDMRHFWMTVAREVAPRHVHRWLAQQTMTDNDLRMLGHYGEPTYEEQKAAANAIAAAISKRIQAAPSSVVELRRNTA; encoded by the coding sequence CTGGTACACAGACCCTGAGCAGAAAGGCTTGCGCCTTTGTGTGACAAAGACCGGCGTTAAGACTTGGTACGTTAACAAGTGGGATCCGACAGCGAACAAAGTGCGCTCGGTCAAGCTCGCCCAATGGGCGTCGAAGGTGACGCACTGCAAATGGGCGAAGGATCAGCGCGGCCTTGTCGCGCATGGCATCGTGTCGGGCGACGTCTTGAACAAGGCCGAGACACGGGCGAAGGAGGCGGACGAGAAGGCCAACGCGCTGCCGACGTTTCGCGAGGCTCTTGAACAGTTCATCGAACACCGCACTACCAGCAGGCAATCGGGCAAGGCGCGGATGCTGGCGACAACGGCCAAGGACTACCGCGCGACGTTTAACAAGCATCTGGCGCAATGGGCGGACGTGCATGTGGACAAGTTGCCGATTCTTGAGATCAATCAATACCTGAATGCCGTGCAGATCACGCGCCCGAATGCCGCCCATGTCGCGGCTACGGTCGCCGGGGCGACGGTACGTTTCATCAATAAGCTCTGCGCCCTTGCTCTGCCGATCCCGTCGCTGCTGGAAGGCACCAAGATGCGGTCGCGCGTCGAGACGGGCAAACTCGATATGCAAGTCCCTTGGGAGGACCGCTGGGATGAGATCGAAGAAATCCCGAATGAGCATATCCGCCTGTGTTGGAAGATCACTTGGTATACGGGCTTCCGAGGCCGTGGGCTGCGCGCTTTGACGTGGGACCAAGTTGATCTCGAAGACGGTGTTGTGACCTTCGACAGGCTCAAGCGTCAGGAGGTTGAGCGCACCATCGTTCTCGCGGACGATGTGGTCAGGTTGTTTAAACGCCTTCACGAAATTCGCTTTGATGACTGTGAATGGGTGTTCCCGTCGCGTGTCGTGCGCCGGGAAACGCGCGGCCACCTGGACGTGCTGGACAAACTGCCTCTGACGAAGCCGGGTGACATGCGCCACTTTTGGATGACGGTTGCGCGGGAGGTAGCCCCGCGTCACGTTCACAGGTGGCTGGCACAGCAGACCATGACCGACAATGACCTGCGGATGCTCGGCCACTATGGCGAACCGACGTATGAAGAACAGAAGGCGGCGGCAAATGCGATTGCGGCGGCGATCAGCAAGCGGATTCAGGCAGCACCTTCTTCCGTTGTTGAATTGCGCCGAAACACCGCCTAA